One genomic segment of Anaerotignum faecicola includes these proteins:
- the deoD gene encoding purine-nucleoside phosphorylase has protein sequence MATPHISAEKGDFAKTVLMPGDPLRAKFIAETFLTDAVEVNHTRGILGYTGLYKGKRVSVMASGMGCPSIGIYSHELFNFYDVENIIRIGSAGALSERLKVRDIVAGIGSNTTSSYAEQYHMPGTLAPTADYTLLSTAVDCAKARKIEMHVGNLLCSDAFYNEGGMAETVSWAKMGTLAVEMESTALYLEAARAGKRALTIVTISDHLITGEATTAEERQNTFTQMMEIALDTAARMEEV, from the coding sequence ATGGCAACACCTCATATTTCTGCCGAAAAAGGCGATTTTGCAAAAACAGTATTGATGCCCGGCGACCCTTTACGGGCGAAATTCATTGCGGAAACATTTCTGACCGATGCCGTGGAGGTCAACCACACCCGTGGGATTCTCGGCTATACGGGTCTATATAAGGGCAAAAGGGTTTCTGTTATGGCAAGCGGCATGGGCTGCCCTTCCATCGGTATCTACAGCCATGAATTATTCAATTTCTATGATGTGGAAAACATTATCCGCATCGGCTCCGCGGGGGCATTGTCCGAAAGGCTGAAGGTGCGCGATATCGTGGCAGGCATCGGCTCCAACACAACCTCAAGCTATGCCGAGCAATATCACATGCCCGGCACCTTAGCCCCCACAGCGGATTATACGCTTCTTTCCACAGCGGTGGACTGCGCGAAGGCAAGGAAAATTGAAATGCACGTTGGCAATCTCCTCTGCTCTGATGCATTCTATAACGAGGGCGGCATGGCGGAAACCGTTTCCTGGGCGAAAATGGGTACGCTTGCGGTGGAAATGGAATCGACCGCACTGTATCTGGAGGCGGCAAGGGCAGGCAAACGCGCGCTGACCATTGTTACCATTTCCGACCATCTGATTACAGGCGAAGCCACCACAGCCGAGGAGAGACAGAATACCTTCACCCAGATGATGGAAATTGCCTTGGATACGGCGGCTCGGATGGAGGAAGTCTAA